The proteins below come from a single Mesobacillus jeotgali genomic window:
- a CDS encoding helix-turn-helix transcriptional regulator — MLKNSVREYRARFRFSQQDLADKIGVTRQTIGLIEKGDYAPSVTLALKIAAAFQVPVEEVFRLEGEN; from the coding sequence ATGCTGAAAAACTCTGTTCGTGAATACCGAGCGAGATTTCGTTTTTCACAGCAAGACTTGGCGGACAAAATCGGCGTGACGAGGCAGACCATCGGACTAATTGAAAAAGGCGACTACGCCCCATCCGTCACCCTTGCATTGAAGATCGCTGCTGCTTTCCAGGTACCAGTGGAAGAAGTATTTCGCTTAGAAGGAGAGAATTGA
- a CDS encoding LacI family DNA-binding transcriptional regulator: MNTTINDIARLAGVAKSTVSRYLNGGNVSEKTKARIRKVIEETNYEPNSFAQSLKAKKTNFIGVIAPTLDSYVTSTVLMAIDEELRKQDYTTLIISTSKHIDREIESLVSLSRQKVDGIILIATGMTEQHIETIRSIQIPVLIVAQEVDQFNCIINDDYHAGFEMGQYIAGKGHQAVAYLGVTESDIAVGQKRKQGILDGLAEGGVQEVKVYRSEFDFQDASRVTEEMLGLFQPTAIIGATDTIAFGALKTLSRLGKKVPEDISLSGFGGYNISEVIHPALTTIRYNNTETGKLAANTIIKMTNGEEVPQLQVSGYSFIEGESVKNVKR; the protein is encoded by the coding sequence ATGAACACGACGATTAACGATATTGCCAGGCTGGCTGGCGTGGCGAAGAGTACGGTATCGAGGTATTTGAACGGTGGGAATGTCAGCGAAAAGACGAAGGCCAGGATTCGCAAGGTGATTGAGGAAACCAATTATGAACCGAATTCTTTTGCCCAGAGCTTGAAGGCGAAAAAGACAAATTTCATAGGGGTGATTGCTCCAACCCTTGATTCATATGTCACGTCAACTGTACTGATGGCAATTGATGAGGAGCTGCGGAAGCAGGATTATACAACGTTGATCATCAGCACGAGCAAGCATATTGACAGGGAAATCGAAAGCCTTGTCAGCTTATCGCGCCAGAAGGTGGACGGGATCATTCTGATTGCGACGGGGATGACTGAACAGCATATTGAAACCATTAGGTCGATCCAGATTCCTGTTTTGATTGTCGCCCAGGAAGTGGATCAGTTTAACTGCATTATCAATGATGATTATCATGCCGGATTTGAAATGGGCCAGTATATTGCCGGAAAAGGGCATCAGGCTGTTGCTTATCTTGGGGTGACGGAGAGTGATATTGCGGTTGGCCAGAAGCGAAAGCAGGGAATTCTTGATGGATTGGCAGAGGGCGGAGTACAAGAGGTGAAGGTGTATCGCTCAGAGTTTGATTTCCAGGATGCCTCCAGGGTTACGGAGGAAATGCTTGGCCTTTTTCAGCCGACAGCTATTATTGGTGCGACAGACACAATCGCATTTGGTGCGCTGAAAACCTTATCAAGACTCGGTAAAAAAGTTCCAGAGGATATTTCGTTATCTGGATTTGGCGGCTACAATATTTCTGAAGTCATCCACCCGGCACTGACAACCATCCGCTACAATAATACGGAGACCGGGAAACTGGCAGCAAATACCATCATTAAAATGACAAATGGGGAAGAAGTACCTCAATTGCAGGTTTCGGGCTATTCTTTTATCGAAGGGGAAAGTGTCAAAAACGTGAAAAGGTGA
- a CDS encoding PTS transporter subunit EIIC, with amino-acid sequence MANSNLKSKYLPTVQEILRLIGGKENLQGAAHCATRLRLVLKDNSLADTKAIGNLDHVKGSFVAGDQLQIIIGAGTVNDVYAVFTEEAGIKEMSLGDVKEQSAQKQNAFQRGIKALSDVFVEIIPGLLAAALLMGVTGLLSQQGIFGEQSVVEMYPAIAGFNRFISIMSTGIFTILPLLVVYSATKRFGGNPVLGLVLGAIMLHPDLANAYLVGNGTVEPEVISIFGLKVSLVAFQGGIIIALMMGLVVAKLDQFFSRKVPDIIKLFLAPFLTIVIAGFLLFTAVGPLGRLLADAITSGLMWSVDNLGIVGFMLFAGIQQVIVITGLHHVIGAVEAQLIADTGFNFIMPLMSVALMGQGGAVLGYTLALWKNEKARQIGVSAFASTLFGISEPALFGVSVKYKFPLIMGMIGGALGGAYVYITGIKAIGFGATALPGFAIVAAQGGGHVNYVIANVLALAVGAILTIAYLKVKKPNLD; translated from the coding sequence ATGGCTAATTCAAATTTAAAGTCCAAATACCTGCCTACCGTTCAAGAAATACTCCGATTAATAGGCGGAAAAGAAAACCTTCAGGGAGCGGCGCACTGTGCAACAAGACTGCGACTTGTTTTAAAAGATAATTCACTTGCTGATACAAAAGCGATCGGCAATCTTGATCATGTAAAAGGATCGTTCGTTGCCGGCGACCAGCTGCAAATCATCATCGGTGCCGGTACGGTCAATGATGTATACGCTGTCTTTACTGAAGAAGCGGGAATCAAGGAAATGTCCCTTGGCGATGTAAAAGAACAATCTGCACAAAAGCAGAATGCTTTCCAAAGAGGAATCAAAGCTTTATCTGACGTATTCGTCGAAATCATTCCTGGCCTTTTGGCTGCGGCACTTTTGATGGGTGTGACGGGTCTTTTGAGCCAGCAGGGAATCTTCGGTGAACAATCCGTTGTAGAAATGTATCCGGCAATCGCTGGCTTTAACCGATTCATCTCGATTATGTCTACGGGAATCTTTACGATTTTGCCATTGCTGGTTGTTTATTCGGCTACGAAACGCTTTGGCGGCAACCCGGTTTTAGGTCTGGTCCTCGGAGCGATCATGCTTCACCCGGATTTGGCAAATGCCTACCTGGTTGGTAATGGAACGGTTGAGCCGGAAGTCATTAGCATCTTCGGTCTGAAGGTTTCACTTGTTGCGTTCCAGGGCGGAATCATCATCGCCTTGATGATGGGTCTGGTCGTTGCGAAGCTTGACCAGTTTTTCAGCAGGAAAGTTCCTGACATCATCAAGCTCTTCCTTGCACCATTTTTAACAATCGTCATTGCCGGGTTCCTATTGTTCACAGCAGTCGGTCCACTAGGACGTTTGCTTGCGGATGCCATTACTTCAGGATTGATGTGGTCTGTTGATAACCTTGGCATCGTTGGTTTCATGCTGTTCGCAGGTATCCAGCAGGTCATCGTCATCACTGGTCTTCACCACGTAATCGGTGCGGTCGAAGCGCAGCTGATTGCTGACACAGGCTTTAACTTCATCATGCCGCTGATGTCTGTTGCCCTTATGGGTCAGGGCGGTGCTGTACTTGGATATACCCTGGCTTTATGGAAAAACGAAAAAGCAAGACAGATTGGTGTATCAGCGTTCGCTTCTACTCTATTTGGAATCTCTGAGCCAGCGCTGTTCGGAGTTAGCGTTAAATACAAATTCCCGTTGATCATGGGTATGATTGGTGGCGCTCTTGGCGGTGCATACGTCTATATCACAGGAATCAAGGCCATTGGTTTCGGTGCGACAGCACTTCCGGGCTTTGCGATTGTCGCTGCACAGGGTGGCGGACACGTCAATTATGTGATCGCCAACGTATTGGCGCTTGCAGTCGGCGCGATTCTTACCATTGCTTACTTGAAAGTTAAAAAGCCGAATTTAGACTAA
- a CDS encoding glycoside hydrolase family 32 protein produces the protein MTKYTEPKYRTIFDAKENELEQLREKSANSPWKPAFHIHPQYGLINDPNGLAYFNGEFHVFYQWYPFDAMHGMKHWAHAKSKDLVNWERLPVALVPVEDYESHGAYSGASLEVHGKLYMYYTGNIKYGPVERSANQNLAIMDKQGNITKYENNPLIEGVPEGYTGHVRDPKVFARDGRYYMLLGAQRTDLTGAIIVYESDNAIDWTFKGELDLKIEFPEDVYMLECPDFFELNGKDVIVVSPQGLKPEGHDYHNIYNVIYVLGKLDLASMTFEVDHYQELEKGFDFYAPQTFAGKNNERLLFAWAGMGEIDYPSDGEKWAHCLSIPRELDIVNGKLVQKPAQELKQLRNSAKAGEVILEKAGSVEVGSAGQYELELELSDIDADSFGVILFASENEGLVLEFDRSRQTVYLNREKFEAAFGGEYGFVRSSELKIHDKVKVQVFADRSIAEVFINDGEVVFTARVFPKEESKGIKIFANGKLRCKYEKHELAQGISF, from the coding sequence ATGACAAAATACACAGAACCAAAATATAGAACGATTTTTGATGCAAAGGAAAATGAGCTGGAGCAGCTTAGGGAAAAGTCAGCCAACTCTCCCTGGAAGCCGGCGTTTCATATTCACCCGCAGTACGGGCTGATCAATGATCCGAATGGTCTTGCTTATTTTAATGGTGAGTTTCATGTGTTTTACCAGTGGTATCCGTTCGATGCGATGCACGGAATGAAGCATTGGGCACATGCGAAATCGAAGGACCTTGTGAATTGGGAGCGGCTTCCGGTCGCGCTTGTGCCGGTCGAGGATTATGAATCACATGGTGCCTATTCAGGAGCGTCGCTTGAAGTACATGGAAAGCTGTATATGTATTACACTGGCAATATCAAGTACGGTCCTGTTGAAAGGTCTGCGAACCAGAACCTGGCGATTATGGACAAGCAAGGCAATATCACGAAGTATGAGAACAACCCATTGATTGAAGGAGTCCCTGAAGGCTATACCGGGCATGTCCGCGATCCGAAGGTTTTTGCTCGGGATGGCCGCTATTACATGCTGCTTGGTGCCCAGCGCACGGATTTGACTGGCGCAATCATCGTGTATGAGTCTGACAATGCAATTGACTGGACTTTTAAAGGAGAATTGGATCTAAAGATTGAGTTTCCTGAAGATGTGTATATGCTCGAATGCCCGGACTTTTTCGAACTGAATGGCAAGGACGTCATAGTCGTTTCGCCACAGGGGTTGAAGCCGGAAGGGCATGACTATCATAATATCTATAACGTGATTTACGTGTTAGGTAAGCTGGATCTGGCAAGCATGACGTTTGAAGTGGATCATTATCAGGAACTGGAGAAGGGCTTCGATTTTTACGCGCCCCAGACCTTTGCAGGTAAAAACAATGAGCGTCTGCTGTTCGCCTGGGCTGGAATGGGTGAGATCGATTATCCTTCTGATGGTGAAAAATGGGCACATTGCCTGTCAATCCCACGTGAGCTGGATATTGTGAATGGGAAACTTGTACAGAAGCCTGCCCAGGAACTGAAGCAGTTAAGGAATAGCGCGAAGGCTGGAGAAGTCATTTTGGAGAAGGCTGGCAGTGTTGAAGTCGGGTCAGCAGGTCAATATGAATTGGAGCTTGAATTATCCGATATCGATGCTGACTCTTTTGGTGTGATACTGTTTGCTTCTGAAAATGAAGGACTCGTGCTGGAGTTTGACCGCAGCAGACAGACCGTCTATTTGAACCGGGAAAAATTTGAGGCTGCTTTTGGCGGTGAGTATGGTTTTGTAAGAAGTTCAGAATTGAAAATACATGACAAAGTGAAGGTTCAGGTATTTGCAGACCGCAGTATCGCCGAAGTTTTCATTAACGATGGTGAGGTTGTATTCACAGCGCGTGTTTTCCCTAAGGAAGAATCAAAGGGAATCAAGATTTTCGCAAATGGAAAACTGCGCTGTAAATATGAAAAGCATGAGCTTGCACAGGGAATTTCGTTTTAG
- a CDS encoding carbohydrate kinase family protein, with product MTKLYSIGEVLIDFIPQQKGAALKDVVSFERAPGGAPANVAAAVAKYGHGASMITKLGEDAFGDFLIEQLENAGVETDKILRTKEANTGLAFVSLKENGERDFSFYRKPSADLLFAEEEMKAEWFGKGDVLHFCSVDLVESPMKQAHKKAIRAMKEAGGLVSFDPNVRLPLWEKAEDCRAAILEFLPLAHIVKISDEELEFITGISNADEAIQSLFAGDVQAVVFTKGADGADLYVKGANWKSLGYKVEVQDTTGAGDAFIGGFLFKLLEAGVTPDNLVEVLAEKQLDILQFANASGALTAAGKGAISALPEKNKVYNLITNQSKALD from the coding sequence ATGACGAAGCTTTATTCAATTGGTGAAGTATTGATCGATTTTATCCCCCAGCAAAAGGGTGCTGCGCTGAAGGATGTTGTGTCATTCGAACGGGCTCCGGGCGGCGCGCCAGCCAATGTTGCGGCTGCTGTCGCGAAGTATGGGCATGGTGCATCAATGATTACCAAGCTTGGTGAGGACGCATTTGGTGATTTCTTGATAGAGCAGCTGGAGAACGCCGGAGTAGAAACAGACAAAATTCTGCGCACAAAAGAGGCCAATACTGGTCTGGCGTTTGTTTCGCTGAAAGAAAACGGTGAACGCGATTTCTCTTTTTACCGAAAGCCGTCCGCGGATCTGCTGTTTGCTGAAGAAGAAATGAAAGCAGAATGGTTTGGCAAGGGAGATGTGCTCCATTTTTGCTCGGTGGACCTTGTTGAAAGTCCGATGAAGCAAGCGCATAAAAAGGCTATTCGAGCCATGAAAGAAGCAGGAGGGCTGGTCAGCTTTGACCCGAATGTACGCCTGCCACTTTGGGAAAAAGCAGAAGATTGCCGCGCTGCTATACTTGAATTTTTGCCCCTTGCGCATATCGTGAAAATTTCAGATGAGGAACTTGAATTCATCACAGGAATCAGCAATGCTGATGAAGCGATTCAATCTCTTTTTGCAGGAGATGTTCAAGCAGTTGTTTTTACAAAAGGAGCAGATGGCGCAGACCTCTACGTGAAGGGTGCGAATTGGAAATCACTTGGCTATAAGGTCGAAGTCCAGGATACAACAGGAGCGGGCGATGCCTTTATCGGCGGGTTCTTATTTAAACTCCTGGAGGCGGGTGTGACTCCTGATAATCTTGTGGAAGTGCTTGCTGAGAAACAGCTGGACATTCTCCAATTTGCCAATGCGAGCGGCGCACTGACCGCTGCCGGTAAAGGAGCAATTTCAGCACTCCCTGAAAAAAATAAGGTATACAATCTTATAACTAACCAATCAAAGGCCCTGGATTAA
- a CDS encoding EAL domain-containing protein yields the protein MQPDLNSRSLFDVYKSLFNFNHDGCFALDVQGNFIAFNEEAAVITGYSEEEALEMNFITMIHDEFVDDAIQQFKHVTSGGRIKFETAIFKKGTDERIELLITAVPITVGKEILGIVGCAQDFTEKKELEALLSGQNTILKMMAKGASYQEVLDEVVLFIESFTDGAQCSILIADQEGKRLLHGSSPNLPPVYNEAVHGMPIGPTAGSCGTAAFLRKSVVATDIAADPLWEEYRSLALSYDLKACWSSPVFDDDQRVIGTFGLYYCHTRSPREKDRKIIQQATDLASLVIQHYRAKEKINFMAYHDALTGLANRRLFDERVETAFTGTKVDEGEKLCLMFLDLDRFKYVNDSLGHSIGDTLLVYVSDKLSKSLGDGVFFSRQGGDEFTILLEHTTKEKAEAVARNILKTLEEPFVIDGTDIFITTSIGMSFYPDDGEKVDMLLSKADVAMYQAKKQGRNNYQIYDVMLDRKALEKLQIENELRKALDRDEFVLHYQPIVNLCSNEIKGAEALIRWQNDRIGFVSPDQFIPIAEETGLIIPIGEWVLKTALLQLKQWHADGLKELTVSVNLSIRQFYQPNLIAMVKETLELTGVEPRFLTIEITESMTMDVEAASVILQELKKLGVNISIDDFGTGYSSLSYLKRFPIDHLKIDRCFVEDIADNKSDENIATTIILMAHNLGLSVIAEGVETERQLGLLKQHHCNEAQGYHFSKPVSGEEFSKIKVPS from the coding sequence ATGCAGCCAGATTTAAATAGCAGATCTCTTTTTGATGTCTATAAATCGTTATTTAATTTCAATCATGATGGGTGTTTTGCCCTTGATGTGCAAGGGAATTTCATTGCATTCAATGAGGAGGCTGCGGTGATAACAGGTTATTCGGAGGAAGAGGCCCTGGAAATGAACTTCATCACGATGATTCATGATGAGTTCGTGGACGATGCAATCCAGCAATTTAAGCATGTCACATCCGGAGGCCGAATAAAATTTGAAACGGCCATTTTCAAAAAGGGTACGGATGAACGGATTGAACTGCTGATCACGGCTGTTCCGATTACGGTTGGCAAGGAGATTCTGGGCATTGTCGGCTGCGCGCAGGATTTCACTGAAAAAAAAGAGCTGGAGGCTTTATTGAGCGGCCAGAATACTATCCTTAAGATGATGGCAAAGGGAGCTTCCTATCAAGAGGTCCTCGATGAGGTAGTTCTTTTTATTGAGAGTTTTACAGACGGAGCGCAATGTTCCATTCTGATTGCTGACCAAGAGGGAAAGAGGCTATTACATGGTTCCTCGCCGAATTTGCCCCCTGTTTATAATGAGGCAGTTCATGGGATGCCGATTGGTCCCACAGCTGGTTCCTGCGGCACGGCGGCTTTTTTGAGGAAATCGGTGGTGGCAACAGATATTGCGGCCGATCCACTATGGGAGGAATACCGCAGCCTGGCATTATCCTATGATTTAAAAGCCTGCTGGTCATCACCCGTTTTTGATGATGATCAGAGGGTGATTGGTACGTTTGGCCTTTATTATTGCCATACAAGGTCTCCGCGTGAAAAGGATAGGAAAATCATCCAGCAGGCAACCGATCTCGCAAGCCTGGTGATCCAGCATTATCGGGCAAAAGAAAAAATCAATTTCATGGCGTATCATGATGCACTGACAGGACTGGCGAACCGGCGGCTGTTTGATGAGCGGGTTGAAACGGCTTTTACTGGGACAAAAGTGGATGAAGGAGAAAAACTGTGCCTCATGTTTCTTGACCTGGACCGGTTCAAGTATGTCAACGATTCACTAGGTCATTCAATTGGCGACACCTTGCTGGTTTATGTGTCTGACAAGCTTAGTAAAAGCTTGGGAGACGGGGTGTTTTTTTCACGGCAGGGCGGTGACGAGTTTACGATTTTACTAGAGCATACGACGAAAGAGAAAGCTGAAGCCGTGGCCCGCAATATTTTGAAGACATTAGAAGAGCCTTTTGTCATCGATGGAACAGATATTTTCATCACAACGAGCATAGGCATGAGCTTTTATCCTGATGATGGCGAGAAGGTTGACATGTTGCTGAGTAAAGCGGATGTCGCGATGTATCAGGCAAAAAAGCAGGGGCGGAACAACTACCAGATTTACGATGTGATGCTCGATCGAAAGGCACTCGAAAAGCTCCAGATTGAAAACGAGCTCCGCAAAGCACTCGATCGGGACGAATTTGTGCTTCATTATCAGCCGATTGTGAACTTATGCAGCAATGAGATCAAAGGAGCGGAGGCGCTTATCCGCTGGCAGAATGACAGGATTGGTTTTGTATCACCAGATCAGTTCATCCCAATTGCTGAAGAAACGGGGCTAATCATTCCGATTGGAGAATGGGTGCTGAAAACTGCCCTGCTGCAGCTCAAGCAATGGCATGCGGACGGACTGAAAGAGCTGACGGTATCGGTCAACTTATCGATCCGCCAATTTTACCAGCCTAATTTAATCGCGATGGTTAAGGAAACACTTGAATTGACCGGAGTCGAGCCGCGATTCCTGACCATCGAGATCACCGAAAGCATGACGATGGACGTGGAAGCTGCAAGCGTCATCCTGCAGGAGCTGAAGAAGCTTGGTGTGAATATTTCAATCGACGATTTCGGGACAGGCTACAGCTCATTAAGTTACCTGAAAAGATTCCCGATCGATCATTTGAAAATTGACCGTTGCTTTGTGGAGGACATCGCTGATAATAAAAGCGACGAAAACATCGCCACGACCATTATTTTGATGGCGCATAACCTCGGGTTATCCGTTATTGCCGAAGGCGTTGAAACAGAGAGGCAGCTGGGCTTACTAAAGCAGCATCACTGCAACGAAGCACAGGGGTATCATTTCAGCAAACCTGTTTCGGGAGAAGAGTTTAGCAAAATCAAGGTTCCTTCGTGA
- a CDS encoding beta-propeller domain-containing protein, translating into MKKWWLYSGLLLISIAAVAFYSFSQFKIINAWEEEQGVLPNKVWQLQFSEKISEESLVPELIYVTNDKGEKLDTKLELGEDQKTIFIHPPENGYDLNAKEYTVHFKKGLKSALGRELDSEHSWKFFVKETLPTVGTQENLASYFEEIMKEEKKARGWFGGLKESFSMNDSAEESASADKSGGGGDVSATNVQVQGVDEADIVKTDGSSIFQAEYDKVRVIQAVPGAEMKVLSTIRFGRDFSPSQLFLQEDQLVVIGQQYNENYRRYEETAKDSLIAPMMQSTTIIVYDVKNPAEPKQIREVKVEGHYVSARKVENHVYLITQHYPDYWLLKESRKIDIRPKFTDTADGSKEKTVRYDDIHYFPESRQPNYTVIAALDLDQPKKEISMTTYLGSSNQLYMSKENLYLAVENYGDMDLKDRGVIAPDTDIHKFAIRGMDVQYHSSATVPGTVLNQFSMDEHKSYFRVVTTKGYAWDEKRPSSNHLYILDKNLKETGKIEELARGERIYSARLMGDRIYMVTFKETDPLFVFDASDPANPKVLGELKIPGFSNYLHPYDENHIIGFGQDTKIVAEKGASQPRILTDGVKISLFDVSDMSNPKEKFTEVIGGRGTYSPLNHDHKALLFNKDKDIFAFPISVYRNSEKNDFESIFEYQGAYVYDIDPATGIHLKSKITHINGDMPYYEDWEHQIQRLLYIGDTLYALSAEKITSHKMDSYEKVGELEF; encoded by the coding sequence ATGAAAAAATGGTGGTTATATAGCGGTTTGCTGCTCATTTCAATTGCAGCAGTGGCGTTTTATTCTTTTTCCCAGTTCAAAATAATCAATGCGTGGGAAGAGGAGCAGGGTGTCTTGCCAAACAAGGTGTGGCAGCTGCAGTTTTCGGAGAAGATTTCTGAAGAAAGTCTCGTTCCTGAATTGATTTATGTGACGAATGACAAGGGAGAGAAGCTCGATACGAAGCTGGAGCTGGGTGAGGACCAGAAAACCATTTTCATCCATCCTCCGGAAAACGGCTATGATCTTAATGCAAAGGAGTATACCGTTCATTTTAAAAAAGGACTTAAATCTGCGCTCGGCAGGGAGTTGGACTCAGAGCACTCGTGGAAGTTCTTTGTAAAAGAAACACTTCCAACCGTTGGCACACAGGAGAACCTGGCGAGCTATTTTGAAGAAATCATGAAGGAAGAGAAAAAGGCCCGGGGCTGGTTTGGCGGGTTGAAGGAATCTTTCTCCATGAATGACTCGGCGGAGGAGTCAGCGTCAGCCGATAAATCCGGAGGCGGCGGGGATGTTTCAGCAACAAATGTCCAGGTGCAGGGCGTTGACGAAGCGGATATCGTCAAGACAGATGGAAGCAGCATTTTTCAGGCTGAGTATGATAAGGTGAGGGTCATACAGGCTGTGCCCGGAGCAGAGATGAAGGTTTTGTCGACTATTCGTTTTGGGAGGGATTTTTCACCCAGCCAACTGTTCTTGCAAGAAGACCAACTTGTAGTCATTGGCCAACAGTACAATGAGAATTACAGGCGCTATGAAGAAACTGCCAAAGATTCGCTGATTGCTCCGATGATGCAGTCGACAACCATCATTGTATATGATGTGAAAAATCCTGCTGAACCCAAGCAGATTCGTGAAGTCAAAGTGGAGGGTCACTATGTTTCGGCAAGGAAGGTAGAGAATCATGTTTACTTGATTACTCAGCATTATCCCGACTACTGGCTGCTGAAGGAGAGCAGGAAAATTGATATCAGGCCAAAGTTCACCGATACAGCAGACGGTTCAAAGGAAAAAACAGTCCGATATGACGATATTCACTATTTCCCAGAATCCCGCCAGCCGAACTATACAGTGATTGCCGCGCTTGATCTGGACCAGCCGAAAAAGGAAATCTCGATGACGACCTATCTGGGCAGCAGCAACCAGCTTTATATGTCAAAGGAGAACCTCTATCTCGCAGTGGAGAATTACGGGGATATGGATTTGAAAGATCGCGGTGTGATTGCCCCGGACACCGATATCCATAAATTTGCGATCAGAGGGATGGATGTCCAATACCACAGCTCCGCTACCGTGCCGGGAACTGTGCTGAATCAGTTCTCGATGGATGAGCACAAGAGCTATTTCCGGGTGGTTACGACAAAGGGTTATGCATGGGACGAGAAGCGGCCGTCTTCCAACCATTTATATATTCTGGATAAAAATTTGAAGGAAACCGGGAAGATTGAGGAACTGGCGCGCGGTGAGAGAATCTATTCCGCAAGGTTAATGGGTGACCGGATCTATATGGTTACGTTTAAAGAAACAGACCCGCTGTTCGTGTTTGATGCAAGCGACCCGGCCAACCCGAAAGTGCTTGGTGAGCTAAAAATTCCTGGCTTCAGCAATTACTTGCATCCTTATGATGAAAACCATATCATCGGCTTTGGCCAGGATACAAAAATCGTCGCTGAAAAAGGAGCGTCGCAGCCGCGAATCCTGACAGACGGAGTCAAGATTTCCTTGTTCGATGTCAGCGATATGTCCAATCCAAAAGAGAAATTCACTGAAGTCATTGGCGGCCGGGGCACTTACTCACCGTTGAATCACGATCATAAAGCCCTGCTGTTCAATAAAGACAAAGACATTTTTGCCTTCCCGATATCGGTTTACCGGAATAGCGAGAAGAACGATTTTGAATCGATTTTTGAATATCAGGGTGCTTATGTTTACGACATTGATCCGGCGACCGGCATTCACTTGAAATCAAAAATTACCCATATTAACGGCGACATGCCGTATTACGAAGATTGGGAGCACCAAATCCAGCGCCTGCTTTACATCGGAGATACCTTGTACGCCCTGTCGGCGGAAAAAATAACAAGCCATAAAATGGACAGTTATGAGAAGGTTGGGGAGCTGGAATTTTAG
- a CDS encoding VOC family protein, giving the protein MKKPWSEKLPAVQFRIARPTNQLEKVVEFYRDGVGLEVVGGFEKHDGYDGVMLGLPDLSYHLEFTQHEDGSPCPAPTEDNLLVFYIPNKEARDAIARRLHDMGYPEAEPENPYWKSSGITIADPDGWRIVLQNTKGLG; this is encoded by the coding sequence ATGAAGAAACCTTGGTCTGAAAAACTACCCGCTGTCCAGTTCCGGATTGCGCGTCCAACGAATCAATTGGAAAAGGTCGTTGAATTCTACCGGGATGGTGTGGGGCTAGAAGTGGTTGGCGGCTTTGAAAAGCATGATGGCTATGATGGCGTGATGCTCGGTCTGCCTGATTTGAGCTATCACCTTGAATTCACCCAGCATGAAGATGGCAGTCCCTGCCCTGCGCCTACTGAAGACAATCTATTAGTCTTCTATATCCCGAATAAGGAAGCACGGGACGCAATCGCCAGGCGACTCCACGACATGGGGTATCCGGAGGCCGAGCCGGAAAATCCATATTGGAAAAGCTCAGGGATAACGATTGCCGATCCGGATGGCTGGAGAATTGTACTGCAGAATACGAAGGGACTGGGGTGA